In Rhodococcus antarcticus, the genomic window CGAGCCCCCGGCCGAGACCATGCGGATCGTCGACCGACAGGTGCTCTCTCTGCTGCACCGAATCCTGGGCCGTGTGCTGCCGGAGGAGACCAACGACGTCGACGGAGACCTGGAGTACCAACTGATGCGGGCGAAAATCCTCGAGGAAGGCTACGCAGGCGAGTACTGGTACGAGACCGCGGGCTTCAGGACGGAGTTGTCCAAGCGCGACTGCAGCCGGGTATTGGACATCCTGCAGATGTTCCGCATCACTACCTACAGCATCAGCCACCTGGAGAGCGAGGGGACGCCCGTCGCCGAGAAGCTGGCCCACCAGCTTGAGTTTCGGGGCTTCGACCACAACGACGCGCTCGAGGGGCACATGGCGGGCTACGTCGGATTCCTGATGCGCGACGGCGAGCGCTGGACCGAACTGCAGCCCCACCTCGAGCGAAACGACGGCGGCAACTCGCACATGCCCATGCTCGACACCTACCTGCGGATGCTCTCCGAGTTCCGCCGCATCATGGATGGCCGCGAGCGGGGAGTTAGCCGCCTCGACTATCTCTTGTCGCTCGGGGAGCTGGAGCGGATCGCAGATGCGCGGGTCCACCCCTCCCACCGGACCTCGAAGAGCTGACCGAGT contains:
- a CDS encoding YfbU family protein, yielding MAVLNIRVDDRVRDQLKELADGHGVTTSEYVRDLLMEALVPVFEREVEHGDEPPAETMRIVDRQVLSLLHRILGRVLPEETNDVDGDLEYQLMRAKILEEGYAGEYWYETAGFRTELSKRDCSRVLDILQMFRITTYSISHLESEGTPVAEKLAHQLEFRGFDHNDALEGHMAGYVGFLMRDGERWTELQPHLERNDGGNSHMPMLDTYLRMLSEFRRIMDGRERGVSRLDYLLSLGELERIADARVHPSHRTSKS